Proteins co-encoded in one Campylobacter jejuni genomic window:
- a CDS encoding c-type cytochrome, translating into MIIRWLFISSIFVVALFGINLKSFFTYTFDANKQYDMEKAKALYFQNKCNTCHGDNAEKSVIGSRILKDMSPEDIKGALIGYTLDSSSSTTASQMAFYARNLSHEDIDNIIAYIKGGNFALDLQVKDLLEEEPVQKTKHNIFLK; encoded by the coding sequence ATGATTATACGATGGTTGTTTATTAGTTCAATATTTGTTGTTGCGCTTTTTGGTATTAACTTGAAATCATTTTTTACTTATACCTTTGATGCAAATAAGCAATATGATATGGAAAAAGCGAAGGCTTTGTATTTTCAAAATAAATGCAATACTTGCCATGGAGATAATGCTGAAAAGAGTGTTATAGGATCTAGAATTTTAAAAGATATGTCTCCTGAGGATATTAAAGGAGCTTTGATAGGTTATACTCTTGATAGTAGCAGTTCTACAACAGCTTCTCAAATGGCTTTTTATGCTAGAAATTTAAGCCACGAGGATATAGATAATATTATTGCTTATATTAAAGGTGGAAATTTTGCGCTTGATTTGCAAGTAAAAGACCTTCTTGAAGAAGAACCTGTGCAAAAAACAAAACATAATATATTTCTAAAATAA
- the asd gene encoding aspartate-semialdehyde dehydrogenase: MSKKQKIAIVGATGAVGEELLNVLDELDFPVESILPLASAKSVGSEVEFKGKAYKVKELTENVFKENPIDIAFFSAGGSVSEKYAKFAVESGAVVIDNTSHFRMEKDVPLVVPECNPEDIKDWKKTGIIANPNCSTIQMVQVLKPLNDAFNLKRVDVSTYQAASGAGKEGMQELVEAMQSFFAFKLDEFEPQTFPYTLALNLIPQIDVFMDNDYTKEELKMVNETQKILHKNLEVSATCVRVPVLRSHSEAITMHFEKEIDVKKAKEILEKAPSVVVIDDLKNKKYPMPLMTSDTNETYVGRIRADVYDKKILHLWCVADQIRVGAATNAVRIAQKWLELKNK; the protein is encoded by the coding sequence ATGTCAAAAAAACAAAAAATAGCCATTGTGGGTGCTACTGGTGCGGTTGGGGAAGAGCTTTTAAATGTTTTAGATGAACTTGATTTTCCAGTGGAAAGTATTTTACCTTTAGCAAGTGCAAAAAGTGTAGGTAGTGAAGTAGAATTTAAAGGCAAAGCTTATAAAGTCAAAGAACTTACTGAAAATGTATTTAAAGAAAATCCTATTGATATTGCTTTTTTTAGCGCAGGTGGAAGTGTGAGTGAAAAATATGCTAAATTTGCAGTAGAATCGGGTGCTGTTGTTATTGATAATACAAGTCATTTTAGAATGGAAAAAGATGTTCCTTTGGTGGTTCCTGAATGCAATCCTGAGGATATTAAAGATTGGAAAAAAACAGGGATTATTGCTAATCCAAATTGTTCTACTATACAAATGGTACAAGTTTTAAAACCTTTAAATGATGCATTTAATTTAAAGCGTGTTGATGTAAGTACCTATCAGGCTGCAAGTGGAGCAGGAAAAGAAGGAATGCAAGAATTGGTTGAAGCCATGCAAAGTTTTTTTGCTTTTAAACTTGATGAATTTGAACCTCAAACTTTTCCTTATACTTTAGCACTTAATCTTATTCCACAAATTGATGTTTTTATGGATAATGATTACACTAAAGAAGAACTTAAAATGGTCAATGAAACTCAAAAAATTTTACATAAAAATTTAGAAGTTTCAGCAACTTGTGTAAGAGTGCCTGTTTTAAGAAGTCATAGCGAAGCTATTACTATGCATTTTGAAAAAGAAATAGATGTAAAAAAAGCTAAAGAAATTTTAGAAAAAGCACCAAGTGTTGTTGTCATAGATGATCTTAAAAATAAAAAATACCCTATGCCTTTAATGACTAGCGATACTAATGAAACTTATGTAGGAAGAATTCGTGCTGATGTGTATGATAAAAAAATACTCCATCTTTGGTGTGTGGCAGATCAAATTCGTGTAGGTGCTGCAACAAATGCTGTGCGTATTGCGCAAAAATGGTTAGAATTAAAAAATAAATAA
- a CDS encoding YqhA family protein encodes MLEKIFESLLVRSRIVTILPVIFGLIGAFVLFFIASYDVLKVIFYTYNYFFDAGSNVDLHEDVVALIIGAVDLYLMALVLFIFSFGVYELFISEIEEFKQTKQSKVLEVHSLDQLKDKLAKVIIMVLVVNFFQRVLQMKFATPVDMAFLAGSILALCVGLYFLHKGGH; translated from the coding sequence ATGTTAGAGAAAATATTTGAATCTTTACTTGTTAGAAGTCGTATTGTTACAATTTTACCCGTAATTTTTGGTTTAATTGGAGCTTTTGTATTGTTTTTTATTGCAAGTTATGATGTTTTAAAAGTTATATTTTATACTTATAATTATTTTTTTGATGCAGGTTCTAATGTGGATTTGCATGAGGATGTGGTGGCTTTAATTATAGGAGCTGTTGATCTTTATCTTATGGCTTTAGTTTTGTTTATTTTTTCTTTTGGAGTTTATGAGCTTTTTATCAGCGAAATAGAAGAATTTAAACAAACAAAACAAAGCAAGGTTTTAGAGGTGCATAGCTTAGATCAATTAAAAGACAAGCTTGCAAAAGTTATCATTATGGTCTTAGTGGTAAATTTCTTTCAAAGGGTTTTGCAGATGAAATTTGCTACTCCTGTGGATATGGCTTTTCTTGCTGGATCGATTTTAGCTCTTTGTGTAGGACTTTATTTTTTACATAAAGGTGGTCATTAA